The Vibrio tarriae genome includes a window with the following:
- the ubiB gene encoding ubiquinone biosynthesis regulatory protein kinase UbiB has translation MKPAELKRLYRIVKVQLEYGLDELLPEHHLTRAPLLARKSLFWLRNQHADKALGDRLRLALQELGPVWIKFGQMMSTRRDLFPPHIADPLAMLQDKVAPFDGLQAKQLIEKELGAPLETWFDDFDIKPLASASIAQVHTAKLKSNGRDVVLKVIRPDIRPQIDADIKLMYRVARIVAKALPEARRLKPVEVVREYEKTLLDELDLRREAANAIQLRRNFENSEELYVPEVLTDFCNETVMVSERIYGIQVSDLAGLHANGTNMKLLAERGVSVFFTQVFRDSFFHADMHPGNVFVNPNHPENPQWIGLDCGIVGTLNSEDKRYLAENFLAFFNRDYRRVAQLHVDSGWVPLDTNVDEFEVAIRMVCEPIFAKPLCEISFGHVLLNLFNTARRFNMEVQPQLVLLQKTLLYVEGLGRQLYPQLDLWQTAKPFLEKWMANQVGPQAFLHALKERAPLWFEKMPELPELLYDSLKQGRNLNQRLDNLYQGYRQSKRQQGTGKFLFGVGATLVVCSAIWISNQLEPLAIGSATIGVLCWLLSWRAYRQ, from the coding sequence ATGAAACCTGCAGAGCTGAAACGTTTATACCGGATAGTTAAAGTTCAACTCGAATATGGCTTAGATGAGCTGTTGCCAGAGCATCATCTGACCCGAGCGCCGCTACTGGCGCGTAAATCTCTTTTTTGGCTGCGCAATCAACACGCCGATAAAGCGTTAGGTGATCGTTTACGTTTGGCACTGCAAGAACTTGGCCCGGTGTGGATCAAGTTTGGGCAGATGATGTCGACTCGCCGTGACCTATTTCCGCCGCACATCGCCGATCCTTTGGCCATGTTGCAAGATAAAGTTGCGCCGTTTGATGGCCTACAAGCCAAGCAATTGATTGAAAAAGAACTCGGCGCACCGCTGGAAACTTGGTTCGATGATTTCGATATCAAACCGTTAGCTTCCGCTTCGATTGCCCAAGTACACACCGCCAAGCTCAAGAGTAATGGTCGCGATGTGGTGCTGAAAGTGATTCGTCCGGATATTCGTCCGCAGATTGATGCTGACATTAAGCTGATGTATCGCGTGGCACGCATTGTGGCTAAAGCGCTGCCGGAAGCACGCCGCTTAAAACCGGTGGAAGTGGTACGCGAATACGAGAAAACCTTGCTCGATGAGTTGGACTTGCGCCGTGAAGCGGCCAATGCGATTCAGCTGCGCCGCAACTTCGAAAACAGCGAAGAGTTGTATGTCCCTGAGGTGTTAACTGATTTCTGTAATGAAACTGTCATGGTTTCTGAGCGAATATACGGCATCCAAGTTTCTGACTTGGCAGGACTTCATGCCAACGGCACCAATATGAAGTTACTGGCTGAACGTGGCGTGAGTGTTTTTTTCACCCAAGTGTTTCGCGACAGTTTCTTCCATGCGGATATGCATCCGGGTAATGTGTTCGTCAATCCTAACCATCCTGAAAACCCGCAATGGATTGGTTTGGACTGCGGCATAGTCGGGACACTGAATAGCGAAGATAAGCGCTATCTGGCCGAAAACTTCCTCGCCTTCTTCAATCGTGACTATCGCCGTGTAGCGCAACTGCACGTCGATTCCGGTTGGGTACCACTGGATACCAATGTCGATGAGTTTGAAGTGGCGATCCGCATGGTGTGTGAGCCGATTTTCGCCAAACCGCTGTGTGAGATTTCATTTGGTCACGTGTTACTGAATCTGTTTAACACCGCGCGACGCTTCAATATGGAAGTGCAGCCGCAGTTAGTTTTGCTGCAAAAAACACTGCTGTATGTCGAAGGCTTGGGGCGTCAGCTCTACCCACAACTCGATTTATGGCAAACCGCCAAACCGTTTTTAGAAAAGTGGATGGCTAACCAAGTGGGGCCACAAGCTTTCTTGCATGCATTGAAAGAGCGTGCGCCCTTATGGTTTGAAAAAATGCCTGAGCTGCCAGAATTGTTGTATGACAGCTTAAAGCAAGGTCGTAACTTGAATCAGCGTTTAGATAATCTTTATCAAGGTTATCGCCAATCCAAACGCCAACAAGGGACGGGAAAGTTTTTGTTTGGTGTTGGAGCCACATTAGTCGTATGCTCGGCGATATGGATCTCCAACCAATTAGAACCTTTAGCGATCGGTAGCGCGACCATTGGCGTGTTATGTTGGCTATTGAGTTGGCGAGCTTATCGCCAGTAA
- the tatA gene encoding Sec-independent protein translocase subunit TatA — translation MGGISIWQLLIIAVIVVLLFGTKKLRGIGSDLGSAVKGFKKAMSEEEPNSAANQKDADFETKNLEQAKTNASAEVKKDKEQA, via the coding sequence ATGGGTGGTATCAGTATTTGGCAACTTCTTATCATTGCAGTGATCGTGGTATTGCTGTTTGGCACTAAGAAACTGCGCGGTATTGGCAGTGACTTGGGCAGCGCGGTCAAAGGCTTTAAGAAAGCCATGTCGGAAGAAGAGCCAAACAGCGCAGCAAATCAAAAAGATGCTGACTTCGAAACCAAAAATCTTGAGCAGGCCAAAACCAATGCGTCTGCTGAAGTGAAAAAAGACAAAGAGCAGGCATAA
- the tatB gene encoding Sec-independent protein translocase protein TatB — protein MFDIGFWELVLIAIVALVVLGPERLPHAIRSVAKFVSAAKSMANSVKDELAHELKVQELQENLRKAEQMGMQNLSPELQKSVESLKQAAQEVQRPYAATPSSEASSTSSNPSSATEPDVRLDSAPQPAEKKAE, from the coding sequence GTGTTTGATATCGGTTTTTGGGAACTGGTATTGATCGCTATTGTGGCGCTGGTGGTGCTTGGCCCTGAGCGATTACCCCATGCGATTCGCAGCGTGGCAAAGTTTGTCTCTGCAGCGAAAAGCATGGCCAATAGCGTGAAGGATGAGTTAGCGCATGAGCTGAAAGTGCAGGAGTTGCAAGAAAACCTGCGCAAAGCCGAGCAGATGGGGATGCAAAATTTATCTCCTGAACTGCAAAAATCGGTGGAATCACTCAAGCAAGCCGCGCAGGAAGTGCAGCGTCCTTACGCCGCAACGCCGAGCAGTGAAGCTAGCTCTACCAGTAGCAACCCCAGTTCGGCTACAGAGCCCGATGTTCGCCTCGATAGTGCGCCGCAACCCGCGGAAAAAAAGGCCGAATAA
- the tatC gene encoding twin-arginine translocase subunit TatC, whose product MSSVEQTQPLISHLLELRNRLLKAVAAVVVIFIGLIYFSNEIYEFVSKPLVERLPAGATMIATDVASPFFTPLKLTLIAAVFLAVPFILYQVWAFVAPGLYKHERRLIFPLLVSSSLLFYCGVAFAYFVVFPLVFGFFTAISLGGVEFATDIASYLDFVLALFLAFGIAFEVPVAIILLCWTGATTPKSLSEKRPYIIVGAFVVGMLLTPPDMISQTLLAIPMCLLFEVGLFFARFYTRDEADEGQEEEE is encoded by the coding sequence ATGTCTTCCGTTGAACAGACCCAACCTTTGATCAGCCATTTGCTGGAACTGCGTAATCGCCTACTCAAAGCGGTGGCGGCTGTGGTGGTGATATTTATTGGCTTGATCTATTTCTCGAATGAAATTTACGAGTTTGTCTCAAAACCCCTAGTCGAGCGACTTCCCGCGGGCGCAACCATGATTGCGACCGATGTGGCTTCACCCTTTTTCACCCCCCTCAAGCTGACGTTGATTGCCGCTGTGTTTCTCGCGGTGCCTTTCATTTTGTATCAGGTGTGGGCGTTTGTGGCTCCCGGTTTATATAAGCACGAACGGCGTTTAATCTTCCCACTGCTGGTCTCTAGCTCGCTGCTGTTTTATTGCGGTGTCGCGTTTGCCTATTTTGTGGTGTTTCCGCTGGTGTTTGGATTTTTCACCGCCATTTCACTGGGTGGTGTGGAGTTCGCGACCGATATCGCGAGTTATCTCGATTTTGTACTGGCGCTGTTTCTAGCCTTTGGTATCGCGTTTGAAGTGCCGGTTGCGATTATTCTGCTGTGCTGGACGGGTGCAACCACGCCTAAAAGCCTGTCGGAAAAGCGTCCTTACATTATTGTTGGGGCATTTGTGGTCGGCATGCTGCTAACCCCACCGGATATGATTTCGCAAACGCTACTCGCGATTCCTATGTGCTTGTTGTTTGAAGTCGGCTTGTTCTTCGCTCGTTTTTATACCCGTGATGAAGCCGATGAAGGACAAGAGGAAGAAGAATAA
- a CDS encoding cytochrome-c peroxidase yields the protein MKVVLTSLSLAISLSFAGYAFAASPRSEPVSPILPAQEIHIGKAELGKKLYFDPRLSKSGFISCNSCHNLSMGGSDNLKTSIGHNWQQGPINSPTVLNSSLNIAQFWDGRAADLKEQAGGPIANPGEMAFTHTLAIDVLQSIPAYVSEFRLVFGKPTLDIDQVTEAIAEFEKTLVTPYSRFDQWLMGDDSAITAQELAGYELFKNSGCVACHNGSALGGNSFQKMGLIEPYQTNNKVEGLSAVTGADADRFKFKVPTLRNVALTYPYFHDGEAATLKDAVDIMGRLQLGRKFTDDENGKIVAFLHTLTGEQPSFALPILPPSNDNTPKPQPFD from the coding sequence ATGAAAGTCGTTCTTACCTCGCTGAGCTTAGCGATATCCCTCTCCTTCGCTGGGTATGCTTTTGCGGCATCGCCAAGAAGCGAACCTGTTTCCCCCATTTTACCTGCGCAGGAAATCCACATTGGAAAAGCCGAGTTGGGTAAAAAACTGTACTTTGATCCGCGCTTATCCAAGTCAGGGTTTATCTCGTGTAACTCATGCCATAACTTGAGCATGGGCGGCAGTGACAACTTAAAAACGTCCATCGGTCATAACTGGCAACAAGGTCCAATCAACTCACCGACTGTGCTCAATTCCAGTTTGAATATCGCCCAATTTTGGGATGGTCGAGCGGCCGATCTGAAAGAACAGGCAGGTGGGCCGATTGCCAATCCGGGTGAAATGGCTTTTACGCATACGTTAGCCATTGATGTGTTGCAATCAATCCCAGCTTACGTGAGTGAGTTTCGCCTAGTGTTTGGTAAGCCAACCCTCGATATCGATCAAGTGACCGAAGCGATTGCGGAGTTTGAAAAGACCTTAGTGACCCCATACTCACGTTTTGACCAATGGTTAATGGGGGATGATAGCGCGATAACGGCTCAAGAGCTGGCAGGCTATGAATTGTTTAAAAACTCGGGCTGTGTGGCTTGTCATAACGGCAGTGCGTTAGGTGGCAATTCGTTCCAAAAAATGGGTTTGATTGAACCGTATCAAACCAACAATAAAGTCGAAGGACTCAGTGCGGTAACTGGCGCTGACGCCGATCGCTTTAAATTTAAAGTCCCGACACTGCGCAATGTGGCGTTAACGTATCCCTACTTCCATGACGGAGAAGCGGCCACGCTTAAAGACGCTGTGGATATCATGGGGCGTTTACAGCTAGGGCGTAAATTTACCGATGATGAAAACGGTAAGATAGTGGCTTTCTTGCATACCTTAACAGGAGAGCAACCAAGCTTTGCTTTACCCATTTTACCGCCATCCAACGACAATACACCTAAGCCTCAGCCTTTTGATTAG
- the dinF gene encoding MATE family efflux transporter DinF: MSLILQTLKQPNVHRQVLAIALPMVLSNITVPLLGLVDAAVIGHLAHAWYLGGVALGSTMISVTFWLLGFLRMSTTGLTAQAHGAQNSQQLARVLLQGSVIALGLATLFLLFHRPVAELIFHFSDASSEVKTYAETYFYLRAWSAPAALLNFVLLGWLLGTQNARAPMWMVIITNLTNIVLDLLLVLGLGLKVEGAAIASVIADYAGLLFGLLCVVRYWRQHQLPAPFSFIPSLSKELSRLVALNRDIFLRSLCLQAVFSFMTFQGAALGDDIVAANAVLMSFLMMISYGMDGFAYAMEAMVGKAIGAKDDRQLRTAMISSTFWATMICLLLSLIFLGFGSDLIQMITNIPSVQATAEHYLPWLVAMPLIAVWCFLLDGVFIGATKGKEMRNSMAISAVAFFAIYGFMTHYGNHALWLAMLSFMALRGFTLGATFYTQWRAGTFLPARFSI; encoded by the coding sequence GTGTCACTGATTTTGCAAACGTTGAAACAACCGAATGTGCATCGCCAAGTGCTGGCGATCGCGCTGCCTATGGTGCTGTCTAACATTACCGTTCCACTGCTCGGCTTGGTCGATGCCGCGGTGATCGGTCATCTCGCACACGCTTGGTATTTAGGCGGCGTGGCACTCGGCAGCACTATGATTAGCGTAACATTCTGGCTGCTCGGCTTTTTACGTATGTCGACCACAGGCTTAACCGCCCAAGCGCACGGTGCGCAAAATTCACAGCAGCTTGCTCGAGTTTTACTGCAAGGCAGCGTCATTGCATTGGGTTTAGCCACACTGTTTTTACTGTTTCATCGCCCTGTCGCCGAACTGATTTTTCACTTCAGCGATGCCAGCAGCGAAGTCAAAACCTACGCTGAAACGTATTTCTACCTTCGTGCTTGGAGTGCTCCAGCCGCACTCCTTAACTTTGTGCTATTGGGCTGGTTACTCGGTACGCAAAATGCCCGCGCCCCGATGTGGATGGTGATCATTACCAACCTGACCAATATTGTGCTCGATCTACTGTTGGTACTCGGGCTTGGGCTGAAAGTCGAAGGAGCCGCCATTGCGTCGGTTATCGCCGATTATGCTGGTCTCTTGTTTGGTCTCCTGTGTGTGGTGCGTTACTGGCGGCAGCATCAGCTCCCAGCCCCTTTCTCTTTTATCCCCTCTCTCAGCAAAGAGCTTTCCCGTTTAGTGGCGCTCAATCGTGACATCTTCCTCCGCTCACTCTGTCTGCAAGCCGTATTTAGCTTTATGACCTTTCAAGGCGCGGCGTTGGGAGATGACATCGTCGCTGCTAATGCGGTGCTGATGAGCTTTTTGATGATGATTTCCTACGGTATGGATGGATTTGCCTACGCGATGGAAGCCATGGTCGGTAAAGCAATTGGTGCCAAGGATGATCGCCAACTGCGTACTGCCATGATTAGCAGTACCTTTTGGGCTACCATGATCTGTTTGCTGTTAAGCCTGATCTTCTTAGGTTTTGGATCGGATCTGATCCAGATGATCACTAACATTCCGAGCGTTCAAGCAACGGCGGAACATTATCTGCCTTGGCTCGTCGCCATGCCATTAATCGCCGTGTGGTGTTTTCTATTGGATGGTGTGTTTATCGGCGCGACCAAAGGCAAAGAGATGCGAAATAGCATGGCTATTTCGGCCGTCGCCTTCTTTGCCATTTACGGGTTCATGACCCACTACGGTAATCACGCTCTGTGGCTAGCCATGCTCAGCTTTATGGCACTGCGTGGTTTTACCTTAGGGGCTACCTTTTATACTCAATGGCGCGCGGGGACTTTTTTACCGGCTCGCTTTTCCATTTAA
- a CDS encoding class I SAM-dependent methyltransferase has product MRHSDSPTSDPYQVPANLVQPLWLRSRESLVDNGLVYDPIAANACRRCALAQDCLTGDIAQKQLLHVTLTQLCDQQVRHFLDTHPDGWIINVGAGLDTRFYRVDNGRCHWIEWDITENLLWREKLFHRSERYQLVCGDVMQPQGLAELPIPEFAPVLLVCEHALLDCDAQQVARFVRSIGLHFAKASACLVVAGDKTSSYLGQKLGCEAYAHGFTCAGDAIINCLPWAKSVRTFSPLDRHCDRWKFWQRAIARSGIYKTRLTPVVVNLDW; this is encoded by the coding sequence ATGCGCCACTCAGATTCACCCACCTCAGACCCATACCAAGTTCCTGCGAATTTGGTTCAGCCACTTTGGCTGCGCAGCCGAGAAAGCTTGGTCGATAATGGCTTGGTGTATGATCCGATTGCCGCCAATGCTTGTCGTCGTTGCGCTTTAGCGCAAGACTGCCTGACGGGCGATATCGCTCAAAAGCAGTTACTGCATGTCACGCTAACTCAGCTTTGTGACCAACAAGTTCGCCACTTTCTTGATACTCATCCTGATGGCTGGATCATTAATGTCGGTGCAGGCCTCGACACCCGCTTTTATCGAGTAGATAACGGCCGCTGCCACTGGATTGAGTGGGATATTACTGAAAACCTTTTATGGCGTGAGAAGCTATTTCACCGCAGTGAGCGTTATCAACTGGTGTGTGGTGATGTGATGCAACCACAAGGACTTGCCGAACTGCCGATCCCCGAATTCGCTCCTGTGCTGTTGGTCTGTGAACATGCCTTGCTCGATTGCGATGCTCAGCAAGTGGCGCGTTTCGTGCGCTCTATCGGATTGCATTTTGCCAAAGCCAGCGCCTGCCTTGTGGTGGCGGGAGATAAAACCTCCAGCTATCTAGGCCAAAAACTGGGCTGTGAAGCTTATGCCCACGGGTTTACCTGCGCAGGTGATGCCATCATCAATTGCTTGCCGTGGGCGAAATCAGTACGCACTTTCTCACCACTGGATCGCCATTGTGATCGCTGGAAATTTTGGCAACGCGCGATTGCACGCTCCGGCATTTACAAAACACGCTTAACTCCTGTTGTTGTTAACCTAGATTGGTAA
- the lexA gene encoding transcriptional repressor LexA: MKPLTPRQQEVFDLIKSKIDETGMPPTRAEIAKELGFRSANAAEEHLKALARKQVIEMVPGASRGIRILVDNAANEEEAETGLPLIGRVAAGEPILAQEHVEAHYQVDPSMFRPQADFLLRVHGESMKNIGILDGDLLAVHKTQDVRNGQVVVARVEDDVTVKRLERKGSKVFLHAENEEFAPIEVDLAAQSLTIEGIAVGVIRNSTWM; encoded by the coding sequence ATGAAGCCGTTAACCCCTCGCCAACAAGAAGTGTTTGATCTGATCAAAAGCAAGATCGATGAAACCGGAATGCCCCCAACCCGCGCCGAAATTGCTAAAGAGCTGGGTTTTCGTTCGGCCAATGCGGCTGAAGAACACCTCAAAGCGCTGGCTCGTAAACAAGTGATTGAAATGGTGCCCGGAGCCTCACGCGGGATCCGCATCCTCGTCGATAACGCCGCAAACGAAGAAGAAGCCGAAACTGGCTTGCCTTTGATTGGCCGCGTTGCCGCGGGTGAACCGATTCTTGCTCAAGAGCATGTCGAAGCACACTACCAAGTCGATCCAAGCATGTTCCGCCCGCAAGCCGATTTTCTGCTGCGTGTGCATGGCGAGAGTATGAAGAACATCGGTATCCTCGATGGTGACTTACTTGCTGTGCACAAAACGCAAGATGTACGCAACGGCCAAGTCGTGGTGGCGCGCGTAGAAGATGACGTCACGGTGAAACGCCTTGAGCGCAAAGGTTCCAAAGTTTTCCTGCATGCGGAAAATGAAGAGTTTGCGCCAATCGAAGTCGATTTAGCCGCGCAATCGCTCACCATTGAAGGCATTGCAGTCGGCGTCATTCGCAACAGCACTTGGATGTAA
- the plsB gene encoding glycerol-3-phosphate 1-O-acyltransferase PlsB: MSSGHLLSRSLLKLPMSVLVKGTAIPSNPIQDLDIDTHKPVIYALPFRSNVDLLTLQTHAKEAGLPDPLEPLMLNGKAFQRYVFIASRPTLLSSDQHVPSDSIALFSELLTEHKLDSELDVQVIPATVLWGRKPGKEGQERPYLQALNGPEKALAVLASGRDCLVRFSPVVSMRYMADTHGTDASIAHKLARVARIHFSRQKLAASGPNLPQRAQLFARLMNSPAIEKAIADEAKSKQIPLEKARKEAHDILDEIAADFSYSLVKKGDRILGWLWNRIYQGLNINNAATVRRLAQDGHEIVYVPCHRSHMDYLLLSYVLYHEGMVPPHIAAGINLNFFPAGPIFRRGGAFFIRRSFKGAPLYSTIFREYLAELFAKGYSVEYFSEGGRSRTGRLLPAKTGMLAMTIQAMLRGLNRPVTLVPVYIGYEHVMEVGTYAKELRGKRKEKENAGLVLRTLRKLRNFGQGYVNFGEPIPLNQFLNETVPQWTQDIDPMGESKPQWMTPTVNKLATRMMTHINDAAAVNAMTLCATALLASRQRALARDNLIKQVDCYLSLLRNVPYSATSTLPSESAEKLVEHAESLDKFVVETDTMGDIISLDRNQSILMTYYRNNIIHLLALPSLIAQLLIRQQSVSLEKVQATVAQIYPFLKQELFLRFEAEELNDLVLRYVAELARQGLVTVEGKTVTLNQAQTQVLMLLGRIISETLQRYAIALNLLVSCPHLGKAELEEKSQEVAQRLGRLHGINAPEFFDKGVFASLFVTLQEQGYLDEQGRCVLETAKPLSRQLYALIYPEVRMTIQESLCQVDA, from the coding sequence ATGTCTTCAGGACACCTATTATCCCGTTCACTACTGAAGTTACCGATGTCGGTGCTGGTGAAAGGGACGGCGATTCCATCTAATCCGATCCAAGATCTGGATATCGATACTCATAAACCGGTGATTTACGCCTTACCGTTTCGCTCCAACGTCGACTTGCTGACGTTGCAAACACATGCCAAAGAAGCTGGGCTGCCTGACCCTTTAGAGCCTTTGATGCTGAATGGCAAAGCTTTCCAGCGCTATGTGTTTATTGCTTCGCGCCCAACGCTGCTGAGTAGTGATCAACATGTGCCGAGTGATTCTATTGCGTTGTTTTCTGAGCTGCTGACCGAGCATAAGCTCGACAGTGAGTTGGATGTGCAGGTGATTCCAGCAACGGTTTTGTGGGGACGTAAACCGGGCAAAGAAGGGCAAGAAAGACCCTATTTGCAAGCGTTGAATGGTCCGGAGAAAGCGCTGGCCGTCTTGGCTTCTGGCCGTGACTGCTTGGTGCGTTTTAGCCCTGTCGTTTCGATGCGTTACATGGCGGACACCCACGGCACCGATGCCTCGATCGCGCACAAATTGGCTCGTGTAGCACGCATTCACTTCTCTCGGCAAAAACTGGCGGCATCTGGCCCCAATTTGCCGCAGCGAGCACAACTGTTTGCCCGCTTGATGAATTCTCCTGCGATTGAAAAAGCGATTGCGGACGAAGCGAAATCCAAACAGATCCCGCTTGAGAAAGCGCGCAAAGAAGCGCACGACATTCTGGATGAGATCGCGGCGGATTTTTCCTATTCGCTCGTGAAAAAAGGCGATCGCATTTTAGGTTGGTTGTGGAACCGCATCTATCAAGGGTTAAACATCAATAACGCGGCGACCGTGCGTCGCTTGGCACAAGATGGTCATGAAATTGTCTACGTGCCTTGTCACCGTAGCCATATGGATTACTTACTGCTTTCTTATGTGCTTTATCATGAAGGCATGGTGCCGCCGCATATTGCTGCTGGGATTAACCTGAACTTTTTCCCTGCTGGGCCGATTTTCCGCCGCGGCGGCGCGTTCTTCATTCGTCGCAGCTTTAAAGGCGCGCCACTTTATTCAACGATTTTCCGTGAATATCTTGCTGAGCTGTTTGCGAAAGGCTATTCGGTGGAATACTTCAGCGAAGGTGGCCGCTCGCGTACTGGTCGTCTATTACCTGCCAAAACCGGCATGTTGGCGATGACCATTCAAGCTATGTTGCGTGGTTTGAATCGTCCAGTGACTTTGGTCCCAGTCTACATCGGCTATGAGCATGTGATGGAAGTGGGTACTTACGCCAAAGAGTTACGCGGCAAACGTAAAGAGAAAGAGAATGCCGGTTTAGTGCTGCGCACGCTGCGTAAGCTGCGCAATTTTGGTCAAGGTTACGTGAACTTCGGTGAGCCGATCCCACTCAACCAGTTTTTGAATGAAACCGTACCGCAATGGACGCAAGATATTGACCCGATGGGCGAGAGCAAGCCGCAATGGATGACTCCAACGGTGAATAAACTCGCGACCCGTATGATGACGCACATCAACGATGCGGCTGCGGTGAATGCGATGACCTTGTGTGCGACGGCGCTGCTTGCTTCGCGTCAGCGTGCCTTGGCGCGTGACAACCTGATTAAGCAGGTGGATTGTTACTTATCACTGCTGCGCAATGTGCCGTATTCAGCCACTTCAACGCTGCCGAGTGAGAGTGCAGAGAAGCTGGTTGAACATGCAGAGTCGTTGGATAAGTTTGTGGTGGAAACCGATACCATGGGCGACATTATTTCGCTGGATCGTAACCAATCGATCCTGATGACTTATTATCGCAACAACATTATCCACTTGTTGGCTCTGCCATCGCTGATCGCTCAGTTGTTGATTCGTCAGCAAAGCGTATCGCTGGAAAAGGTGCAAGCGACCGTTGCACAAATCTATCCTTTCCTGAAACAAGAGCTGTTTTTGCGTTTTGAGGCAGAAGAACTCAACGATCTGGTACTGCGTTATGTGGCGGAGCTAGCACGCCAAGGTTTGGTTACGGTGGAAGGTAAAACGGTCACCTTGAATCAAGCGCAAACTCAAGTGCTGATGCTGCTGGGGCGCATTATCTCCGAAACGCTGCAGCGTTATGCGATTGCGCTGAACCTGCTTGTGAGTTGCCCACATTTGGGTAAAGCCGAGCTGGAAGAGAAGAGTCAGGAAGTGGCGCAGCGCCTCGGTCGTTTGCATGGCATTAATGCGCCTGAGTTCTTTGACAAAGGGGTATTTGCTTCGCTGTTCGTGACGTTGCAAGAGCAGGGATATCTCGATGAGCAGGGTCGCTGCGTATTAGAAACGGCGAAGCCGCTCTCTCGCCAGCTTTATGCGCTGATCTACCCAGAAGTGCGCATGACGATTCAAGAAAGCTTGTGTCAGGTTGACGCGTAA
- the ubiA gene encoding 4-hydroxybenzoate octaprenyltransferase has protein sequence MTAVKARAYWQLMRMDRPIGSLLLLWPTLWALLLAAQGLPDLRVLVVFVLGVFLMRSAGCVINDYADRHVDGHVKRTSQRPLPAGLVSAKEALLLFVLLAVSSFLLVLTMNTLTIQLSVIGILLAFVYPFMKRFTHLPQLVLGLAFSWSIPMAWAAQADTLPPQVWVLFLINALWTIAYDTQYAMVDRDDDVKIGIKSTAILFGRWDKRIIGLLQLATLGLLVALGQGLALGTSYYWGLLVAAGLFAYQQHLIRYRERMPCFQAFLNNNYVGMAITAGILLSVW, from the coding sequence ATGACCGCTGTTAAAGCGCGCGCTTACTGGCAACTGATGCGCATGGATCGCCCGATTGGCTCCCTACTCTTACTTTGGCCTACTCTGTGGGCGCTGCTTTTAGCGGCACAAGGCTTGCCGGATCTTCGCGTCTTAGTGGTGTTTGTATTAGGCGTATTTTTAATGCGCTCGGCTGGGTGTGTGATCAACGATTACGCCGACCGCCATGTCGATGGCCATGTGAAGCGCACGAGCCAACGTCCATTGCCCGCAGGGTTAGTTTCGGCCAAAGAAGCCTTACTGTTATTTGTTCTTCTTGCTGTCAGCTCGTTCTTACTCGTGTTGACCATGAATACCCTAACTATCCAGCTCTCTGTTATCGGTATTCTGTTAGCCTTTGTTTACCCGTTTATGAAGCGCTTCACTCACCTGCCTCAACTGGTGCTTGGCCTCGCGTTCAGTTGGTCGATTCCTATGGCTTGGGCTGCTCAAGCAGATACGCTGCCTCCACAAGTCTGGGTGCTGTTTTTGATTAATGCGTTGTGGACGATTGCTTACGACACTCAATACGCCATGGTCGACCGAGATGATGATGTGAAGATTGGTATCAAATCGACTGCGATCTTATTTGGGCGCTGGGATAAACGCATTATTGGTTTGCTGCAACTGGCGACACTGGGCTTACTGGTTGCTTTAGGCCAAGGTTTAGCGCTTGGCACAAGCTACTACTGGGGTCTGCTGGTCGCCGCAGGGTTATTCGCTTATCAACAGCACCTGATCCGTTATCGTGAGCGCATGCCTTGTTTTCAGGCGTTTCTGAATAACAACTATGTCGGTATGGCAATCACCGCAGGCATCCTGCTCAGCGTCTGGTGA